The proteins below are encoded in one region of Parvicella tangerina:
- the pckA gene encoding phosphoenolpyruvate carboxykinase (ATP) has product MNEFGLKPSTSNLKELGLGNVANAFWNLSPAELVEETIINGMGVLADTGAIAVDTGEFTGRSPKDRFIVLDDKTRDAVWWGDINIKFEAENYKKLYGKITSYLQNKDVYVRDAYACADDRYRLNIRVINEFPWSNQFANNMFQRPTQEELKNFEPEWHIINAPGFYADPEEDGTRQHNFAIINFTDKKIIIGGTGYTGEIKKGIFSVLNFILPHEKDVLSMHCSANIGEGGDTAIFFGLSGTGKTTLSADPKRKLIGDDEHGWSGDSVFNFEGGCYAKCIDLSQEKEPQIWGAIKFGAILENINFYEGTSTVDFADCSKTQNTRVSYPIHHIDNIAEGSKGTAPKNIFFLTCDAYGVLPPISKLTKGQAMYHFISGYTAKVAGTEAGITEPTTVFSACFGAPFLPLHPTKYAEMLGSKVTEGNVNVWLINTGWSGGAYGVGSRMKLKYTRAMITAALEGKLDSVSYTNHEVFGLAMPDDCPDVPNEILHPKNTWADKAAYDETANSLAQKFVNNFEQFADNANEEILNAAPKVNATA; this is encoded by the coding sequence ATGAATGAATTTGGATTAAAGCCAAGCACTTCAAACCTTAAAGAACTAGGGTTGGGTAACGTAGCAAATGCCTTCTGGAACCTTTCCCCAGCAGAACTAGTGGAAGAGACAATTATCAACGGAATGGGTGTTCTGGCTGACACCGGAGCAATAGCTGTTGATACAGGAGAATTTACAGGTAGATCTCCTAAAGACCGATTTATTGTTTTGGATGACAAAACTAGAGATGCGGTTTGGTGGGGAGATATCAATATCAAGTTTGAAGCAGAAAACTACAAAAAGCTTTATGGCAAAATCACTTCATACCTTCAGAACAAGGATGTTTACGTCAGAGATGCGTATGCTTGTGCTGATGACAGATATCGATTAAATATCCGTGTGATCAATGAGTTTCCATGGTCTAATCAGTTTGCCAACAACATGTTCCAGCGTCCAACGCAGGAAGAATTAAAGAATTTCGAACCAGAATGGCACATCATTAATGCGCCAGGTTTTTACGCAGACCCTGAAGAAGATGGAACGAGACAGCATAATTTTGCTATCATCAACTTTACAGATAAAAAAATCATTATCGGTGGAACGGGGTATACTGGAGAAATCAAAAAAGGAATTTTCTCTGTACTGAACTTCATTCTTCCACATGAGAAAGACGTTCTATCCATGCACTGCTCTGCTAACATTGGTGAGGGTGGAGACACGGCAATTTTCTTCGGACTTTCAGGAACTGGGAAGACAACCTTGAGTGCGGATCCTAAAAGAAAATTGATTGGTGATGATGAGCATGGATGGTCAGGAGACTCAGTATTTAACTTTGAAGGAGGATGTTATGCAAAATGTATAGACTTATCTCAAGAGAAAGAGCCTCAAATCTGGGGAGCAATCAAATTTGGAGCTATACTGGAGAACATCAACTTTTACGAGGGAACTTCAACCGTAGACTTTGCTGACTGTTCAAAAACCCAAAACACTCGAGTGAGTTACCCAATTCACCACATTGATAACATTGCAGAAGGAAGTAAAGGAACTGCACCGAAGAATATCTTCTTCCTGACGTGTGATGCTTATGGTGTTTTACCTCCAATCTCTAAATTAACGAAGGGACAGGCGATGTATCACTTCATTTCAGGTTATACGGCTAAAGTAGCTGGAACTGAAGCTGGAATTACGGAGCCAACAACAGTATTCTCTGCTTGTTTTGGAGCTCCATTTTTACCTCTTCACCCTACAAAATATGCAGAAATGCTGGGTAGTAAAGTTACGGAAGGAAACGTGAACGTATGGTTAATTAACACTGGATGGTCTGGTGGCGCTTATGGCGTGGGAAGCAGAATGAAACTGAAGTACACTAGAGCAATGATTACTGCAGCCTTAGAAGGAAAACTTGACAGCGTATCTTACACTAATCATGAAGTGTTTGGTTTGGCGATGCCAGATGATTGTCCGGATGTACCTAATGAAATTCTTCACCCTAAGAATACTTGGGCAGATAAAGCAGCTTATGATGAGACAGCTAATTCTTTAGCTCAGAAATTCGTCAATAATTTTGAGCAATTTGCAGACAACGCAAATGAGGAAATCTTAAATGCTGCGCCAAAAGTAAATGCAACAGCTTAA
- a CDS encoding aldehyde dehydrogenase family protein, producing MKVLDKYSNKTIGTIDLDDRIIIEQKLQQATDFYQNYKLSDSQTRKKYIEVIISCLKAHKNKLVELISQETGKPIFYAKSELDRSIRTAELGLKYFNKTAIQELDIDLKDTSFKESFYRRFPVGIVFGISPFNFPLNLALHKIIPAIASGNVILIKPSPYTPLTLDFLVKEINQTVPKGLVTITHCSNENAEFIVKHPKTNLISFTGSDQVGWHIKSLVPKKKVILELGGNAAVYIDESAELTGLATKIAKATTLFAGQICISTQRIFVHEHIYEDFKEALIAAFKQVTSGNPIDNVTNSPLIDEVHLRRLLDWIKEAEDSGGKILVGGQAQSTQPPILAPTLIEGGSSSIKLFTEEAFGPVGVLNAVRDYEAGAYQINNSKYGLQAGVFTTSAKVKDYMFDHLDVGGVIINGIPGFRKDEMPYGGIKDSGFGREGILYAMEEMTEIKLCIR from the coding sequence ATGAAGGTTTTAGACAAATATTCAAATAAAACAATTGGGACCATCGATCTAGATGACAGGATTATCATAGAGCAAAAACTTCAGCAGGCAACTGACTTTTACCAAAATTATAAGTTGTCTGACTCCCAAACAAGGAAAAAGTATATCGAGGTAATCATCTCTTGTTTAAAAGCACACAAAAACAAGCTGGTTGAACTGATCAGTCAAGAAACTGGGAAACCTATTTTCTATGCCAAATCAGAGTTAGACCGGAGTATTCGAACGGCTGAACTTGGCTTAAAATACTTCAATAAAACAGCAATTCAAGAGCTAGATATCGACCTTAAAGACACTTCATTCAAGGAGTCTTTTTACAGACGTTTTCCAGTAGGCATTGTCTTTGGGATCAGTCCATTTAACTTCCCGTTGAACCTTGCACTGCACAAGATTATTCCAGCTATTGCTTCTGGAAATGTGATCCTGATCAAACCTTCACCGTACACTCCCTTAACACTGGATTTCTTAGTAAAAGAGATCAACCAAACGGTACCCAAAGGATTAGTCACCATTACCCACTGCTCAAATGAAAATGCTGAATTCATTGTAAAACATCCCAAGACTAACCTCATTTCTTTCACTGGTTCAGATCAGGTTGGATGGCACATTAAGTCATTAGTTCCTAAAAAGAAAGTTATTTTAGAACTTGGAGGGAATGCAGCTGTTTACATAGACGAATCTGCAGAACTTACTGGTCTCGCTACGAAGATCGCAAAAGCCACTACCCTCTTTGCAGGTCAAATCTGTATTTCTACTCAACGAATCTTTGTTCATGAACACATTTATGAAGATTTCAAAGAAGCACTGATAGCTGCCTTCAAGCAAGTTACATCAGGAAATCCAATAGACAACGTAACCAACAGTCCGCTAATAGATGAGGTTCATTTGAGGCGATTACTGGATTGGATCAAAGAAGCAGAGGACTCAGGAGGTAAAATTCTTGTAGGTGGTCAGGCCCAATCAACTCAGCCGCCAATTCTTGCCCCTACCTTAATTGAAGGTGGTAGTTCGAGCATCAAGCTCTTTACAGAAGAGGCCTTTGGTCCTGTTGGAGTCTTAAACGCTGTTCGAGATTATGAAGCAGGTGCTTACCAAATCAACAATAGCAAATATGGCCTTCAAGCAGGTGTATTTACAACTTCAGCAAAAGTGAAAGATTACATGTTTGACCACCTCGATGTTGGCGGAGTGATCATCAATGGCATTCCAGGATTCAGAAAAGACGAAATGCCTTACGGAGGTATCAAAGATTCTGGTTTTGGTAGAGAGGGGATTCTTTATGCAATGGAGGAAATGACAGAGATCAAATTGTGTATACGTTAA
- a CDS encoding GSCFA domain-containing protein translates to MFRKEVQISPSDLRINYAQQLITIGSCFSDSIGLRMETVRMGIMRNPFGTIFHPIALSNLVKGLKDGRVLERDQYFFDWQLGGRIFADSKAEMEQKKSTLRNDFQDQLKRADMVIVTFGTAWGYVEKETGEVVANCHKMPQKLFEKRLFSVNEIAAEWKSVLKAFEHVNWVFTVSPVRHWKDGVRENNVSKGILHQVIHELLEVENAHYFPAYEILLDELRDYRFYASDWLHPSKEAEDYIWKKFRATYFSEETDQMVNKVEQLLHARQHEVIHPNSVASKRFLAHLKEQEEEIEKLLKQAKS, encoded by the coding sequence ATGTTCAGAAAAGAAGTTCAGATATCACCTTCCGATCTTCGGATCAATTATGCGCAGCAGCTCATTACGATAGGTTCTTGTTTCAGCGACTCTATAGGCTTGAGGATGGAGACTGTTCGGATGGGGATCATGCGAAATCCTTTCGGTACGATATTTCATCCCATAGCACTCAGTAATTTAGTGAAGGGTCTGAAAGATGGACGAGTCCTTGAGCGAGATCAGTATTTTTTTGATTGGCAATTGGGTGGACGGATTTTTGCTGATTCCAAGGCTGAAATGGAACAGAAAAAGTCAACGTTGAGAAATGACTTTCAAGATCAGTTGAAGCGTGCTGATATGGTGATCGTGACGTTTGGAACTGCTTGGGGATATGTAGAGAAGGAAACGGGTGAAGTGGTGGCAAACTGCCATAAGATGCCTCAAAAGTTGTTCGAGAAACGGCTGTTTAGTGTTAATGAAATTGCTGCAGAATGGAAATCGGTTTTAAAAGCTTTTGAGCATGTAAACTGGGTTTTCACAGTGAGTCCCGTCAGACACTGGAAGGATGGCGTTCGAGAGAATAATGTCTCGAAAGGAATATTGCATCAAGTTATCCATGAGCTTCTTGAGGTGGAGAATGCCCATTATTTTCCAGCTTATGAAATTTTATTGGATGAACTTCGAGACTATCGTTTTTATGCTTCCGATTGGCTTCATCCTAGTAAGGAAGCTGAAGATTATATTTGGAAAAAATTCAGAGCTACTTACTTTTCGGAAGAAACTGATCAAATGGTCAATAAGGTAGAGCAGTTATTGCATGCACGACAACATGAAGTTATTCATCCCAATTCAGTAGCAAGCAAGCGATTTCTTGCCCATTTGAAAGAACAAGAAGAGGAAATAGAAAAACTACTTAAACAAGCGAAGAGTTAA